A segment of the Bacillus licheniformis DSM 13 = ATCC 14580 genome:
GATTTCCGCTCTGTGGCGGCCGTTTTGTTTTGTGCATAAGTGCAATTGAACACTTCCTGCGATCCGGCCATTTTGTTTGGCAATCCATAAAACCGAATCCGGTGCGACGGCTGTTTTCCAGTAAGCCTCCGCCAGCCGCTTTTCGAGCGGAGGCAGAAAGCCGACTGATGCCCCGTCATCGACGACGCGGATGAGAAGCTCGGCCAATTGATTGGCATATTCCGCGGTTGAATGCAACTCTTCGATTTTCATTTACCCACCCCATGGTATAAAGATAACTGCATCATAATCAGAAAACTGTTTTTTTGGCAACAAGTGTGTCAGATAATCACACTCGAGGGAGGAAATAAAAAAATCCCCTTCATCAGGGGATCAGACAATGGATGTTATTCATGAACGGGTGTCATGGATTCATCAAGTGTTGCAAATGAATACCCCATGTTTTTTAAATTTGTCAGCAATAACGGCAATGATTGAACCGTTGAAGGAATATCGTGCATCAGGATCACGATCGGCTGTTTTGTCTGCCGCTTTTCCAGGATATTCAGCTGGTTCATGACTTCCGGAACGAATTTTTGGCTTCTGTATTTCCAGTCCAGGCTGTCAATATTCCAGTCCCAATAAATAAATCCGTTCTTTTTCAGCACTTTTTTCTGCGCTTCGGTCAGCGACGGTTTGCTTCCGTACGGCGTTCTGATCAAATGGGTTTCAACCCCGGTGATAGACTTCAGCGTTTTTTGAGCCTGCTTCATTTCCAGATTAGGAGAATTGGCGCCTTTATAAAATTGCTTTTGGTCATGGGTCACCCCGTGAAGTCCAAGTGCATGGCCCTGCTGCTTCATATTGAGAACGGCTTCTTTGTGAAGCTTCATGTTCGGTTCGAGCATGAAGAATGTCGCTTTAGCATCATGTTCGGATAAAATTTGCAGCAGCCTTTGGCTTACGGCTGAAGGCCCATCGTCAAACGTCAAATAAACCGTTTTTTCCTTCGATTTTTCTTTCTTTTTTTCCGCAGCAGCTTTTTGCTTCTCTTTTTCCTGCTTGCGCTTTTCGATCTGCTGTTTTGTGCTCAAGTGATCGAGAAGTTCGCCTTGCGTTGCTTTTTTGAGCGGAACGCTGTCTCCTTCATGCCTCATTTGGCTGTTTTCCGACACCGTAAGCTCTCTTTTCTCAGTAGCGGCAGAGGACTGTGAAAGGTCCCACACGTACAGGAGAATCAGACACAACACGAAAAAGCACGCTGCTTTCGTCAACAAATAAGCTACAGATGGGGCAGTTTTTTTTGATACTTGGCGCATGTCACTCTCTCCGTATCATTTTTCTCGTTCCGATTCCATTATGAGATAGAATGCTAGTCTCATAAAATAATGGATCACAATGTCTAAGTATACAGGATTGGAAAGAAGATGAATACAGGATGAAGGGAAAAATATATCAAATTTTAAGAGAAAATGCTGAACGATAAGGAATGCTGCTTTTTTGATCCTGAAGGCGGAAAAAAGTTTTTGGAAATATTGCACTATTTTGATCGGCAGGGTCGTGTTAGAATGGAATGGAGAAAATTCAGAAGTCAACAAAAATAAGGGGATGGAGAAATGAAAGTTCTTTTTAACGGCCGGCTGATTGAACGGAGCGAGTGTGCGGTTGATATTGAGGACAGAGGCTACCAATTTGGAGACGGCGTCTATGAAGTCATCCGCATTTACAATGGAATTTTGTTCACGCTTGATGAACACATTGCCCGCTTATATAAAAGCGCAGCCGAAATCGGAATCGACCTGTCTTTTTCAGAAGCCGAGCTGAAAAGCCAGCTGAAAGAGCTCGTCGACATCAATCAGATGCGGGAAGGCGGGCTGTATCTTCAAGTGACAAGGGGAAAAGCTCCGAGGAAGCATCAATACGGAGCAGGGCTTACGCCTCAGGTGACGGCTTATACATTTCCTATTCAGAAGCCTGAAAAAGAACAGCAAAACGGCGTTTCGGCTATTACTGCGGACGACATGCGCTGGCTGAGGTGCGACATTAAAAGCTTAAATCTGTTGTACAACGTCATGATCAAGCAAAAAGCGCATGAAGCTTCTTCATTCGAAGCGATCTTAATTCGCGACGGTTTGGTGACGGAAGGGACGTCTTCAAATGTTTATGTCGTCAAACAAAACGCTATCTACACCCATCCTGCGACAACGCTCATCTTAAACGGCATCACGCGGATGAAAGTTCTTCAGCTGTGTGAAGAGAACGGCTTGAATTATGTAGAAAAAGCGGTGACAAAGGATGAATTGCTGAATGCGGATGAAGTATTCATCACGTCAACGACAGCCGAAGTCATTCCGGTCACCTCGATTGACGGGCAAACAATCGGCTCCGGAGCGCCCGGACCGCTCACAAAAAATGTGCAGACCGCTTTGCAAAACAGCATTTTGTCGGAAACAGCCAAAACGGTTTAACAAAGAAAAACGCCGTCTCCTGGGGAAACGGCGTTTTTTTATTTGCGGAAACCGAACAAAATCGAAAAGAGCGGCGATAAATAAAGGAAAAACACAAACGGCAAATATTCAATGACGGGAACGCCGAGCGCTGTGGACATGAACGCGCCGCTGACTCCCCATGGGATCATCGGATTAATTAATGTCCCTCCGTCTTCAAGTGATCTCGACAAATGCTTCCGGTCGATTCCAAGCTTGTCATACAGCTTTTTAAAGGACTGACCGGGAATCAAGATCGATAAATACTGTTCTCCTGTCGCCAGGTTCATGCCGATGCTTGATGAAACGGTTGAGAACACAAGCCGGCCTTTCGTATGAATGCCCTTGATTACGCCTTCAAGCAGGCTTGTAATCATGCCGATCTTTTCCATGAGACCGCCGAGCGCGAATGCGATGATGATGAGAGAAACAGAGCCCATCATCGATTGAAGGCCGCCGCGATTTAAAATCTTTTCAACGGCTTCAGTATCGGCTGAGAAAACCGGGCCATTCTGCATCGCTGACAAAAACGATGAAATGCCGGCGTCAGGCTGAATCAGCGCGGCAAAAATTCCGGCGGAAACGATCCCTGCTGCAAGCGACGGAATGACGGGCGTCCGTCTGACAGCAAGTACAATCACAAGCAGAGGCGACAGAAGCGTGAAGACGCTGATGTTGACCATGCCTTCTATTCCGTTTATGATCGCTTGAATGTTTTCGGTTGAAGCCGGTGCCGCCGTTAAAGAACGGCCCATGAAAAAGAAAAGCAAAATCGTGATCAAAAGAGCGGGGATCGTCGTTCCCGCCATATGTCTGATATGCTTGAAAATCGGAAGCTCCCCGACTCCTGCGGCAAAGTTGGTCGTGTCTGACATTGGAGACATTTTGTCGCCGAAGCAGGCGCCGCAAATCACGGCTCCCGCCGCCCATGTCAGTGGAACGCCTGCCGCCGCGGCCACACCGATGAGGGCGACGCCGATCGTGCTGACCGTCGTAAAGCTGGAGCCGACCAATGAACTGATCACAAGACAGCTGAAAAGTGCGGTGAGCAGCAGGTGCTGCGGTTCAATCAGATTCAACGCGTAAACCGTTACCGTCGGAATCGCGCCGCTGTACTCCCAGACTCCGATTAAGATGCCGATTAGGCAAAGGATGATGATCGGCTGAACGCCATTTCGGATGCCTGAGACAATGCCGCTCTCAAGATCTTTCCAAGAATGCCCTTTCACCGCGCCGACAGCGGCCAAAAAACCGACGCAAATCAAAAGCGGTATGTGCGGTTCTGCTTTAAATATGAATAAGCAGGTGAAAATAATAAACAATATGGCCATAAACAATAGAGCCGATATGGAAAACGATAGTCGTTTTTCGTTTGACAAATCATACACCTCATTAGAAGAAATCTCTTTCTTTAATACTTTTATGCTTTTGTGCGTAAACGTATTATAACAGAAAAATAGATCATATACTTAAATTAAAATATTTCAAACATTTTTCAAAGGTTCGCCCATTCTATTTTGAAAGCGCTGACTTTTTTAAGATATAATAGATTGGAGAAAGGCATGTATTTGATACACGTTTCAATATCCTTAAGCCAAAATAGGGGGAAATGCGATGTCTTGCACTGTTCAGAAAAGCCGGTTTTTACATGAGGAAGCGATACGGTTTGAAAATGATGATTTAGAGGCAGTACTTGTGCCCGGGTGGGGAAGCAATTTGATTTCATTGAGGTGGAAGGCGGGCGGTTTGAATTTGTTGAAAACGCCTGAAACAAAGGAAGAATATGACGCGAATCCGTTTTTATTCGGAATCCCTGTTCTTTTTCCTCCCAACCGGATCGATCACGGGAGATTTACATATGCGGGAAGAACATACGAGCTGCCGATCAATGAAAAGCCGCTCGAAAACCACCTGCACGGATTTCTTTACGATAAAAAGTGGACGGTAAAAAAAATGGAGGCAACAGAAGAGCGGATCATCGTGCAGACGATGCTGGACTCTGATGATCATCCGGGCATCAAATCGATCTTCCCTCACTCTTTTTCCATCACCATCACCTACACATTAGAAGGACAGCATCTGAAAATTGATGCGTCGGCTGTCAACCGCGGTCAAGATCCGATGCCGATCGGATTGGGGTATCACACATCTTTCCGCTATCCTTTAAACGAATCAGGGGATAAAGAAAAGTGCCTGTTTACTCTTCCTGCCTCAAAGCATTGGACGCTGACAGACCGCATGCTGCCGACTGGCGAGTATCGGGTGACAGAGGAGTTCAAAGCGGGAAAAATGGCAGCGGGTGAAAGGCTTGATGATATATTGGCGGCTGAGCAAGACCAAGAAGGAAACAGCACCGCCGTCATTGCGGACAGCCTCGCCGGCATTCGCGTACGCTATCAATGCGACGGCCATTTTAAGCACTGGGTTGTGTTTAACGGTACATCTGATCAGGATGATCTGCTTTGTATTGAGCCATACACTTGGATGACGAATGCACCGAACGTGAACCTTCCGAAGAGTGTGACCGGATTTCGGGATTTGGGGCCGCAGGAAGAGCTGACGATGCGAAGCAAAATTGAGGTAGGCGGAATATAATCGATATTCCGCCTTTTACCATGAGCTTTTATCAAGCGTAAATCCTGTATGGGACGCTTGTTTGCCCTCTCTCCAATCCAATTGAACCGTCACCTCGCGGCCGGCGATTTCAGCTTCTTCAA
Coding sequences within it:
- a CDS encoding GNAT family N-acetyltransferase; amino-acid sequence: MKIEELHSTAEYANQLAELLIRVVDDGASVGFLPPLEKRLAEAYWKTAVAPDSVLWIAKQNGRIAGSVQLHLCTKQNGRHRAEICKLMTDPAFRRQGVAKSLMQKAIDRAKQEGRSLLVLDTREKDPSNLLYASLGFAEAGRIPEYAESADGRLDASVFYYKKL
- a CDS encoding polysaccharide deacetylase family protein translates to MRQVSKKTAPSVAYLLTKAACFFVLCLILLYVWDLSQSSAATEKRELTVSENSQMRHEGDSVPLKKATQGELLDHLSTKQQIEKRKQEKEKQKAAAEKKKEKSKEKTVYLTFDDGPSAVSQRLLQILSEHDAKATFFMLEPNMKLHKEAVLNMKQQGHALGLHGVTHDQKQFYKGANSPNLEMKQAQKTLKSITGVETHLIRTPYGSKPSLTEAQKKVLKKNGFIYWDWNIDSLDWKYRSQKFVPEVMNQLNILEKRQTKQPIVILMHDIPSTVQSLPLLLTNLKNMGYSFATLDESMTPVHE
- the dat gene encoding D-amino-acid transaminase, with amino-acid sequence MKVLFNGRLIERSECAVDIEDRGYQFGDGVYEVIRIYNGILFTLDEHIARLYKSAAEIGIDLSFSEAELKSQLKELVDINQMREGGLYLQVTRGKAPRKHQYGAGLTPQVTAYTFPIQKPEKEQQNGVSAITADDMRWLRCDIKSLNLLYNVMIKQKAHEASSFEAILIRDGLVTEGTSSNVYVVKQNAIYTHPATTLILNGITRMKVLQLCEENGLNYVEKAVTKDELLNADEVFITSTTAEVIPVTSIDGQTIGSGAPGPLTKNVQTALQNSILSETAKTV
- the nhaC gene encoding Na+/H+ antiporter NhaC: MSNEKRLSFSISALLFMAILFIIFTCLFIFKAEPHIPLLICVGFLAAVGAVKGHSWKDLESGIVSGIRNGVQPIIILCLIGILIGVWEYSGAIPTVTVYALNLIEPQHLLLTALFSCLVISSLVGSSFTTVSTIGVALIGVAAAAGVPLTWAAGAVICGACFGDKMSPMSDTTNFAAGVGELPIFKHIRHMAGTTIPALLITILLFFFMGRSLTAAPASTENIQAIINGIEGMVNISVFTLLSPLLVIVLAVRRTPVIPSLAAGIVSAGIFAALIQPDAGISSFLSAMQNGPVFSADTEAVEKILNRGGLQSMMGSVSLIIIAFALGGLMEKIGMITSLLEGVIKGIHTKGRLVFSTVSSSIGMNLATGEQYLSILIPGQSFKKLYDKLGIDRKHLSRSLEDGGTLINPMIPWGVSGAFMSTALGVPVIEYLPFVFFLYLSPLFSILFGFRK
- a CDS encoding aldose 1-epimerase; the protein is MSCTVQKSRFLHEEAIRFENDDLEAVLVPGWGSNLISLRWKAGGLNLLKTPETKEEYDANPFLFGIPVLFPPNRIDHGRFTYAGRTYELPINEKPLENHLHGFLYDKKWTVKKMEATEERIIVQTMLDSDDHPGIKSIFPHSFSITITYTLEGQHLKIDASAVNRGQDPMPIGLGYHTSFRYPLNESGDKEKCLFTLPASKHWTLTDRMLPTGEYRVTEEFKAGKMAAGERLDDILAAEQDQEGNSTAVIADSLAGIRVRYQCDGHFKHWVVFNGTSDQDDLLCIEPYTWMTNAPNVNLPKSVTGFRDLGPQEELTMRSKIEVGGI